Genomic window (Cyanobacteria bacterium GSL.Bin1):
TGAAGCTAGCGGCAATCCTTTTGGCGGTAGTCCTTTTGAATTCAACCCGACAGCAGATGTGCCCGAAACTTCTGACATTGCTGTAACAGATGGCACACCCGCTACTGGTACTTTCCTTGAGGGCGAAGTTCCCGAAGATCTTACTGACGAGGAACTTGCCGTTTCTAGTGAAGTCGCTGACAGCGAAGAGGCGCCTGCTGAAGATAGTAACTCTTTTGGGGGTAATTTTATGGATATGGAATCTAATTCTAACTATGTCTGGAATTATGATTTTCCTGACTCTAGCAGTCCTAACCAAGATTCTCCCGCCAGCGATAGTAATGCTCCCGAATTCGTAGATGGAAACCTTGTATTTGAAGGACTAGACTTTGAAATTCCTCTCTTGGACGAAGAAGGAAACATCGATCCTTCTGTGGATTCTGTTTCTCTAGATAGCGAGGGAACACAGGAAATCCCCGAAGGTATCAATGTTCCTGTCGATGAAGATGGCGAACTAGACTTATCTGCTATTGATGCTCCTGTCCTCAATGAGGATGGCGTGTTAGAAATTGGCGATGAGATCGAAATTCCTCTGTTTAACGATGGGGGCGAACTAGATATAGATTCTTTGATTGGGGGTCCTGTTAGTGTCGGCGACGGACTTGCCTTTGGTGAAGATGACGGTCTCGGCGGTCCTAACCTGAATGAGGGTGGCGTACTGGAAATCTCTGAGAATATTGAATTTTCTCTCTTCGACGAGGAAGGCAATTTAGACCTGCTCGGTGTTGGTACGCCTGTCCTTGGAGACGATAACGTGCTACAAGTTCCCGGTAGCTTTGAGATTGACCTTTCTGAAATCGTCGCCGACGATTCAGTTGTTTAAGCTAATTCCTTAGCAAGCGCCAATCTAATCACTTAAACAAACTCGGATCGCATTGCAGATTGGGCAGTGCGATCCTGCTAATATCCCTTCACATCAATCAGAATTTTCTCACTACGGCTAAATCAACGCCCGATTCCTCTCGGTAATCAAATAAGAAGCAATAAATAACTAATAATCTTATGCAACTATCCTCATCTAAAGCAAAGGAAACTCCTGATAGAGACACTAACGGCACCAAGGCAACCGCAACCCAAATTCAGAAACCCGAACCGGAAATTCCGCAACTGACTGTAGCTCAGGCGCTTGTCAACGTCCTTGAAAACTTGGGAATTAAAGAAGCGTTTGGCGTCTCTGGCGGCGCAATGGCGACCGTGTGGGGCGCTCTGTCCAATAGCCCCTCAATTGACGTACTGCACTGCCGCCACGAAGGAGGAGCGGCTTTTGCGGCCACTGAGGCTCACTTTGCCAACGGTCGCCCGATTATTGTCTTTACTACCGCCGGTCCAGGCATTACCAACGCTCTCACCGGACTGCTAGCAGCACGGGATGAAGGAGCCAAAGTCATTCACCTCTCAGCTTGTACCTCAGCCCCGCAGCGCGGGCGCTGGGCCATTCAGGAAACGAGCGACCAGACAATTCCTAAAGGCGGAATTTTTACCGCTGGTGCTTTGTTTAACTATGCAACGATTTTAGAATCCCCTCAGCAGCTCCCCCAAATCGCCCGCAGATTGGCACTTGGGTTGGCACAGCCGGGTAGCTTTGTCGCTCACATTAGTATTCCGACTAGCATTCAGTCTACTCCGATTGAAACTCCTATTCCTGAAGTTAACCTCGCTCCTGCACTTCCTGTTCCCAGCCCCGAAACGGTGGCGATGGCAGCACAGCTACTTTCGGAAGGACCCTTTGCCATCTGGGCTGGTTTTGGCGCGCGGGGAGCTGCCGCAGCAATCCGCGAACTGGCAGAAAAAACCGGTGCCGCTGTTATGTGTTCTCCTCGCGGCAAGGGCATTTTTCCCGAAAATCATCCCCAATATGTGGGTATAACAGGCTTAGGCGGACACGAGTCAGTGATGAACTATATGCAGGAGCAATCGCCTCAACGCCTTCTGGTACTAGGAACTCGCCTTGGTGAACCGACTTCCTTCTGGAGTAAAGAGATGGTTCCCCCTAAGGGGTTTATTCATGTCGATGTCGATCCGAAAGTTCCGGGGGTCGCTTTTCCGTTTGCCGAAACTCTCCCCGTTATCTCGGATATCAATATCTTTGTGGAGGCATTGCTTAAGCACTTCCCCGAGCGAAACGAGCAAAACATCGTTCTACCCAATCCCGAACGGGATGAGATTGCTCCAGCTGAAAGCAACTTAGTGAGACCAGAAATCTTAATGCAGGCAGTTCAGCGCATTGTCGTTGAGGGCAGCGATGCAGTGGTTCTGTCTGAGTCGGGAAATTCTTTTACCTGGACCACTAATCTGCTAAGATTCCCCCAAGCCAATCGCTACCGAGTCAGTACGGGGGTGGGCTCGATGGGACACAATGTGACTGGCGTTGTTGGCGCTGCGAGAGGACGTAATGGTAAAGCGGTTGCGGTCGTGGGCGATGGCTCGATGCTGATGAATAGCGAGGTTAGTACAGCCGTTAAGTACGAGCTTCCGACCGTTTGGATCGTTCTCAACGATGCTTACTATAACATGTGCAATCAGGGTATGGCTCTCCTCGGGATGAAAGGACCCGATGCTAAACTGCCAGATACGGATTTTAGTTTGGTTGCTCGCGGCATGGGTGCTGAAGGTATCCGCGTAGAAGTTGAGGCTGGGCTTGAGGAAGCCCTAGAGAAAGCAATGGCGGCGACGGGTCCGGTGGTCGTTGATGTTGCTATCGATCCAACTCGCTTTGCGCCGTCTAAAGGACGCAACAAGAGCCTCAGCGCTCAAAGCGCTAAATCGACTCAGCAGGAAAAGAAAGAAAAGCAAGTTTCCTTTCCGCTAGTCTAAGTCTTTGCCAGAAGCCAGTTTTGTCGGGTAACAAGAAACCTATCTCAATATCCACGGGGAACAGAAAGTTTTAGTCACCCAACGCACCCCAGCGCGATCGTCACTGACCAAGGGGGACGCACCTGCCACGCTGCGATTGTGGAAGCTGGCATTGATTCGATGAGTCTCAACCCCGATTCGGTTTTGAAAACGATTTTGAAGATTGTGGAGGTGGAAAGCAGGTTTAGGAACGTTCTGTTCTTTTTCTTTGCTCGTTTAACCAGAGTTGTTGATTTCTTGAACTTGAAATTGAACAACTCTGTTTTTGTTTTTTTACGCCATATCTTAGCGTAAACTCATATGGCAATTCTTGAACTCATGAGTTGCACCCTATAGTTCTCAGGACTTAAACCTCTTTACCTATATTTTTGTACCTCGCCGAACTGGGACCTGCTAAATACAGTCGAGTTATGCCAGCTTATTTAGCAATCTACGTAAGTTTAGCTAAATTTTTTAGTCGTTCATCTAAAAAATCGTCACTTTATCGAAAGATAGTTAATTGGCATGGCCGATTACTTCCTGTAGCATTTTAGATTAGAAAAGTTTAGAACTTATTGAGGTTTGTCTCAAAAAAAACAATTTAGGACTGCTATAGACGACAAAAAATAGGAAAAGACAAACTGGCTTTTCTTAATTCAACTGCCAAACGCTTGAAATCCCTTACTTAGTAGTAACTAATAAACTTCTTTAATGACTAATAACAACACTCAAGTATTAGCTGAATTAGGTTTAGAAGGAGAGCAGCGTGGAGCTTTTTGAAACTGTTACACAAATGGGTCACGAACAAGTCCTGTTTTGCCACAATCCAGAACAAAACTTAAAGGCAATAATTGCAATTCATGATGCCAGCCTGGGTTCAGCAATGGGAGCGACTCGCTTGTGGCCATATGCTAGTGAAGCCAATGCTCTGCGAGATGTTCTTTGCCTTAGTCGCGGCATGACCTATAAAGCAGCCTGTGCTAACATTCCCGTCGGTGGCGGCAAAGCCGTAATTATTGCCGATCCGCAAGCTAAAACCAGCGAGCTTTTGAGAGCCTATGGACGCTTTGTTAACAGCTTGAACGGACGTTTTATCACTGGACAAGATGTCAATCTTTCTCCCGTCGATCTGCGGGAAATCTACCAGGAAACCAAGTATGTTGTTGGAATATCGGAAAAATCTGGAGGACCTGCTTCTCTAACCGCACATGGAGTCTTGTTGGGTATGAAAGCAGCAGTAGAGTTTGGCTTACAAAAAGGACTTGACGAACTTAAAATTGCTGTTCAAGGACTAGGAAATGTTGGCAGCAATTTGTGTCAGCTTCTCTACGAGAAGGGAGCAACGCTTTTTGTCACTGATATTAATCCAGAAAGAACGGCAAAAATTAAGCGTCTTTATGGAGCTACAGTTGTAGACCCTAATGAGATTTATACTCTCGATGTTGATGTCTTTTCACCCTGTGCTTTAGGAGCAATTTTAAACGACTCAACTATTCCTTTACTCAAAGCCTCAATCGTTGCTGGAGCCGCTAATAATCAGCTTGAAAACGAACAGCAACATAGCAAACTCCTTAAATCTAAAGGGATTTTTTACTGTCCCGACTACGTTATTAATGCTGGAGGCTTAATTAACGTTTACAACGAAATGATTGGCTACGAGGAAGACAAAGCCTTGAAACAGCTAAACGGCATTTATGACAGCTTGCTGGAAATATTTAACATTGCCAAGCAACAGGACATAACCAATTTTGAAGCTGCTCAAAAATTAGCGGAAGAGCGCATCAAAAAAGCCAGATTGCAAAAAGCGACAAAGGAACACTAACAAAAGGATAAATTAATGGAAGAAAATACCTTTGCCACATCTGCATATATTGCCACATCTCCTGAAACAGCTTTTGATTATCTCTCTAGCTTAGAGAATCTGGGTAACTGGACACTCTATAGTCGCATGATCGAGAAAATTGATGAAGATACTTGGTTAGGCACTGCCTCTGGCTATCAAAACAATCTTTACTACCACGTCAAACGAATAGAAAATCCCTTCTTTCGCGGTATTGAATGGCACTGCGGCTTCGAGTACAAAAAATATTTTCAGGTTTATCCCGTTTTCCTTTTTTCCCCAGAGTATATTGAGCCGGGTATGGACGAACCAGGAGTTTATTTTCACTGGCTCAGCTTTGTCGATCCCAAACGGCGAACGCCAATGATCATGCAGGGGATTGAAACAGTCCACACTTCCGAATGTCGCTCTTTAAAGGCGATTTTGGAGCGCAACGCTGGCATAACCAAAGCCGCCAAAGGACTCTATCAGATTGATACTGATACTATCTATGTCAATGCTCCCATCCAGCTCGGTTTTGAATACCTGCAAGATCTGCGCAACATGGAAGACTGGGCGCATTTTCTCCGTGCCAATGGCGAAATTGCCCCAGATTCAGGTAGCTTCCTCGATGAATACAGTCAGAGGGTAGAAGTTAGCCTGCGGACTCACGACTTCAATAACTATTACCTAATCGAACAAAACTTTTACTACCCCGATGATGACTTCACCCAGCGTTGCCCAACCGTAATTATTCCCTGCTCATACGCTTTTGGCGACCCGGATGCTGAAGGATTCATCCAGCACCGGATTACCTTCTGGCCCGTTCATCAGTCCCTGCGTCGCGGCAAGCTGCAGATTCAGGACTACGGTGCTGAAAGCATGAACGTTAAGCGATTGCTGGAAGCCAAAGCAGGCAATACAAAGACGTTTGCCCAAGGGATGAGCTATAAACCGGCTGATTCTAAAGCAACCGTAGCTTCTGCCTAAAGCTGATTGAACCTCGCAAGGTTGCGATGCGACCCCCCGTCGCCCTTATGACAGGACGTATGAACTCCCTTAATCTTACGACCTTAAGTCGAGATATCTGCAAACGCTAACGATTGGTACTATTTAATCCCGCATAAAAGATAAAACTCAAGCAAATAACTTGCTCATGTTTATTAAAGCGGAATTAAGCCAATAAATAAGTCATTATCATCGCTTATCCCCTGTATTAGGGATCGATAAAATATGCCTTATTAACCATTTAATAGATAAAACTTTGAACGAACAAACTCCCCCCATGAATGAAATGGACGAAACTTTGAACGAACAAATTCCCCCGATGAACGCTACGGACGAACAAACTCCTCCCATGAATGAAATGGACGAACAGACTCCCCCAATGAACGCCGCACCGGGCGACGAGGATGTGATCCCCGGCCTTCCGGCGCAATACTCCAGCGGTAATGCCGGATTTTTTAACCGCCAGAACGAGTCCGTACCGACTGCAGTAACTGTCGGTCCCGACGGCGCACTTTACGCCTCCGAGCTAAGCGCATTGCCCTACCCCGAAGGCTATGCTCGTGTGCTGCGCGTCAGCGATCCTGAAGGCTTTGCTAGCTTCGACGGACGTACTCCCGGGGGCATTAGCCAGATCTACGCCAGCGGCTTCGAGCAGATCAACGGTCTAACGTTCGATGAGGATGGGGCACTTTATGCCCTCGAATACGTCAACGGTAGCACCGTTTACGATCCCGCCCTCTCTACAGAAGACCTGCCGCCGAGCCGCTTGATTCGGGTAGACCCAAATGGCACGCGCGAGCAGATTTCGGGTGAAGAGCTGCGCTTCGGCAACTACGTGTTTGCGCATGAGGGCAAGGTTTATGCTGCGATCGGCAACGGCGACATCGACGAGGGTCAGGTGCTTGCCTACGATCAAGATGCTGAGACCGGCGAGTGGTCATACGAGGTCGTGGCGGAAAACCTTAATAACCCCCGCGGCATGGATATCGGACCCGATGGCAACCTTTACGTTCTCGAATCGGGCAAGGGCACGCCAGCGGACGATCCAAACGTTGAGGACGCTTTGAGCGTTCAATTCATTCCGGGTTTGGTCAGCCAGCGCGCTGGCTACACTGGTGCGATTAGCAAGATCGACCTTGAAAACGGCGGCCAAGAGAGGCTTTACGAGGGTTTGCCTTCGACCATTGAATACGATCCGAATACCGGTGAAGACCGCATTCTTTCTATCGGTCCGAACGGTCTGGCGATTGATGACGATGGTACAGTGTGGATCGCCTCTGGTGGCGGTCTCTCAGACGAAACTGCCGAGGCTTTGGGTGAGTTCGGCGAGGGTCTGCGTGGCGTGTTAAAGCTGGAAGGTTTGTTCGGCGACAATCCCTCGGAGGCGACCTGGTCCCCGGCGTTCGATACGGTAGAATACGCCCTCGAAAACAGCCCCGACGGGGCAACCACCTTGTTCAATACACAGAGCAACCTAAACGATATCGAGATCGGCCCCGACGGCAACCTTTACGCCGTCGATGCAGCACGTAACGTGATGTATGGCATCAGTCAAGACGGTGAAGAGGTCGAAAGCGTCACCGTACTGCAAAAGACTCCGCCAGTACTTACCCCACCGCAATACGGCTTGGTTACAGAGGCGGGTGGCGATCCGAGTGCCGACTACCGCGTCGAAATCGCCGAGCGGACATTTAAAGGCGAGAACGATCTACCCGACACCCCAGGTCGGCAGCAGGCACTTGAAATTAATGGTGAAGCACCTGATGGTGAGATGCCTGAAGCACCCGATAGTGAGATGAACCCTCCTGATGGTGAGATGCCTGAAGCACCCGATAGTGAGATGAACCCTCCTGATGATGAGATGCCTGATTCTTCCTATGAATGGGACTTCTCTTCTTTTGAAGATTCTGGTAGCGACAGCGACGCTCCTGCTTCTGATAATGATTCTACCAACTCCGCACCCGATTTCAGCTTTTTTGAAAACATGGCTGGAGGAGATCTAGACGGGTTATTAGAGGAAAGTCCCTTTGGAGCAATGTTAGATATTCCTGGCATTGAGGGCGCGGAAGATATCTTCGGTAGCTTTGGTGGTGGTGCTGGCAATTCTGGTGACGGCGGTTTCTTTGGTGGTACTGGCGGTTTCAGCGATGGCGTTCCTTCTAGCGATACGAATGGTGAAGCGTCTAGTTATACCTATGAATGGGACTTCCCATTTAATGAATCTGATAGCAGTAATGGCGAAGATGCTACGATTGGCAGTATTAACTACACTATTAATAACCTGTTTGTCTTTGGCGATCGCCAAGAAGACGGTGCCGAGTTCGGCAGTAACAGCAAAAACGGCACGAATGGTGAGATGCCTGAAGAAATGAACGGCGAAATACCCGAAATGAACGGTGAAATGCCTAGTTCTCTCCCTCAAGATTCTTCTCCTGAAGCAGAATCTGTTAGCGACAACGGCGAGGTGCCTTTACGGGGCGAGGATGCCACAATAGGCAGCGTTTTGGGCGAAGCTGGCGTACCAGGAAATTTCTCCGACGTTGACGGCGAGGCGCAGTCGCCGACTGCTAATGAGGATCTGGTCGATGAGGGGCAAATCGCGGCGGACCGCCCAACCCCAGGCGACCCAATGCTGGAGCCTCAGGCACCGGCAGATGATCTGCCAATGCCCGAAGCTAACGCAGGCGAGGGTGTTGATCTGCCTGATGACGCTGAAATTCCCATGACTACAATGGCAGACGGTCCTCCAAATGAGGTGCCTGGCTTGGATCCGACGATGCCCCCGCCGGACGACTCGAACGCAAATGACTTTGACCCGCTTAACCCTCCCATGCAGGCGGAACAGAGCGTGCTGATTCCTGGTCCAGTCGATCCGCTTGCACCTGTTGTCACTGAGAGCAATCCGTTTGCGGACTACTTCGACCCGTTCTTCGGTGTGTATTTACCGGCGCAGGGAGAAGAGCCGGTGCTTTCTGATGGTGAGGGCAGCTACACAGTCGACGACCTGTTCGTGTTCGGCGATCGCCTGACCGAGAACGGCGGCGAGTTCGGCAAGAACGCTGTCGGTGAGAGTACGGGCGCAAACCCACCTTACGATGCCGCACCATACTCATCACTCGGCAACTTCACCGACGGCTTAAACTGGACCACCTACCTCGCACGCATCCTGGGCGTCGAGGACTATGAGGAACAGGACACCAACTTCAGCTACCTCGACGCTACAGCTCGCGAGTTGGACAACCCGACCGACCCGTTCGGGGAGGCGACCGAGTTGAACACCTTTGCGGGACAGATTGATGCCTTTGAGGAGACCTCCGGCACATTTGACGAGGACGACCTGGTGGTCGTTAACTTCGGCGGTAATGACTTGACCTTACCGCCGGAGGAAGGTGTCCCGCCGGAGGAAGCGGCACAGCAATCAATTCAAGCGACTGTCGACGGCATTGCGCGCCTGCAAGAATCGGGTGCCGAAAACTTCTTGGTCGGGTTAGTTCCGCCGGTGGAGCTGGCGCCGATCTTTAGCGACGAAGAATTCCTAGACCTTCTTGGCGTGGAGCCAGGCTTCTTTGACCCAGTGGTTGAAGAATACAACCAAGGTTTAACAGCCGCGCTGGAGACCTACGAGGCAGAGTCGGGTGCGAATGTCGAGATCTTTGACGTCAACGGGCTGTTTGATGCCATCGCCGCTGAGCCGGAGGCGTACGGCTTCGTCAACGTGGACGAGCCGGTCTTGAGCAGCCGGACGCCGGTGACTGGTGAACCGCCCGAATACAATCCTGCGATCGTGGGAGAGGATCCGGCAGTGCAGCACGCAACGCTGTTCCTTGACCCGTACTTCCACCCAACTGCCCTCGGCCACTCGATCATCGCCGAAACGGCGCGGGACGAGCTGCTCGATCTGGGTCAGGAGCAACTCGGCGGCGAAATGCTTGACAACATAAATGTAGATTCATCGATTATCTAGGGCTTGCTGAATAAAACGGAAACCCTAACCCAATGGGGTTTTTAAGCCTTAATTCCTCTAAAAAGTGCAAGGGAATTGAACAATCAAGGCGGAAAGACCTTGCACTTTCCAAAAAAACTTCTTAACTTTCCCTACGTTCCTTTTTTATCTGTTCCCTGTTTTCTGACCGTACTGATGTTGCTCAATCTGCGAAACGAGGCTAAATAACAATTTAAAGTGATAAATACTTGTTGCTTTGAATAATTTAAGTTAGAATTACTCAAGTACACTAAATATTTTTAGGTAAGTGTTTGCGAGGAGGTCAAGCTTTAGAAGTACAGAGAAATCCTTAAACCTTATAAATCAAGGAAGGAATTTTGCTGAAACATGAATGATGTTTTTTTTCTCTAAATTCCCATAAAAAATGAATCATTATTCTTAAATTTAAAATTTTTTGTCATGTATCTTAATAACTGAATTTTGATATTAGATCACTCTATATGATTTAGAGGTTATGGTTAAAAATCTAGATCGATCAATTACACTGCCCAGAATTAGGCAAATTAGCAATGAACTCCAAAATTGGCTATCTCATCAAATAGAACCAACAGCTTGGAATTGGCTGGTTCAAAGCATCCAACAATTGCAAGAGAAGGGTTCGGAGGTGACTTTATTT
Coding sequences:
- the scyA gene encoding scytonemin biosynthesis protein ScyA (ScyA, a thiamin diphosphate-dependent enzyme, performs an acyloin condensation during scytonemin biosythesis. It joins a molecule of indole-3-pyruvate to one of para-hydroxyphenylpyruvic acid.), which translates into the protein MQLSSSKAKETPDRDTNGTKATATQIQKPEPEIPQLTVAQALVNVLENLGIKEAFGVSGGAMATVWGALSNSPSIDVLHCRHEGGAAFAATEAHFANGRPIIVFTTAGPGITNALTGLLAARDEGAKVIHLSACTSAPQRGRWAIQETSDQTIPKGGIFTAGALFNYATILESPQQLPQIARRLALGLAQPGSFVAHISIPTSIQSTPIETPIPEVNLAPALPVPSPETVAMAAQLLSEGPFAIWAGFGARGAAAAIRELAEKTGAAVMCSPRGKGIFPENHPQYVGITGLGGHESVMNYMQEQSPQRLLVLGTRLGEPTSFWSKEMVPPKGFIHVDVDPKVPGVAFPFAETLPVISDINIFVEALLKHFPERNEQNIVLPNPERDEIAPAESNLVRPEILMQAVQRIVVEGSDAVVLSESGNSFTWTTNLLRFPQANRYRVSTGVGSMGHNVTGVVGAARGRNGKAVAVVGDGSMLMNSEVSTAVKYELPTVWIVLNDAYYNMCNQGMALLGMKGPDAKLPDTDFSLVARGMGAEGIRVEVEAGLEEALEKAMAATGPVVVDVAIDPTRFAPSKGRNKSLSAQSAKSTQQEKKEKQVSFPLV
- the scyC gene encoding scytonemin biosynthesis cyclase/decarboxylase ScyC (ScyC, an enzyme in the biosynthesis pathway for the cyanobacterial natural sunscreen scytonemin, performs a cyclization and decarboxylation on the compound ScyA produces.), translated to MEENTFATSAYIATSPETAFDYLSSLENLGNWTLYSRMIEKIDEDTWLGTASGYQNNLYYHVKRIENPFFRGIEWHCGFEYKKYFQVYPVFLFSPEYIEPGMDEPGVYFHWLSFVDPKRRTPMIMQGIETVHTSECRSLKAILERNAGITKAAKGLYQIDTDTIYVNAPIQLGFEYLQDLRNMEDWAHFLRANGEIAPDSGSFLDEYSQRVEVSLRTHDFNNYYLIEQNFYYPDDDFTQRCPTVIIPCSYAFGDPDAEGFIQHRITFWPVHQSLRRGKLQIQDYGAESMNVKRLLEAKAGNTKTFAQGMSYKPADSKATVASA
- a CDS encoding ScyD/ScyE family protein, which encodes MNEQTPPMNEMDETLNEQIPPMNATDEQTPPMNEMDEQTPPMNAAPGDEDVIPGLPAQYSSGNAGFFNRQNESVPTAVTVGPDGALYASELSALPYPEGYARVLRVSDPEGFASFDGRTPGGISQIYASGFEQINGLTFDEDGALYALEYVNGSTVYDPALSTEDLPPSRLIRVDPNGTREQISGEELRFGNYVFAHEGKVYAAIGNGDIDEGQVLAYDQDAETGEWSYEVVAENLNNPRGMDIGPDGNLYVLESGKGTPADDPNVEDALSVQFIPGLVSQRAGYTGAISKIDLENGGQERLYEGLPSTIEYDPNTGEDRILSIGPNGLAIDDDGTVWIASGGGLSDETAEALGEFGEGLRGVLKLEGLFGDNPSEATWSPAFDTVEYALENSPDGATTLFNTQSNLNDIEIGPDGNLYAVDAARNVMYGISQDGEEVESVTVLQKTPPVLTPPQYGLVTEAGGDPSADYRVEIAERTFKGENDLPDTPGRQQALEINGEAPDGEMPEAPDSEMNPPDGEMPEAPDSEMNPPDDEMPDSSYEWDFSSFEDSGSDSDAPASDNDSTNSAPDFSFFENMAGGDLDGLLEESPFGAMLDIPGIEGAEDIFGSFGGGAGNSGDGGFFGGTGGFSDGVPSSDTNGEASSYTYEWDFPFNESDSSNGEDATIGSINYTINNLFVFGDRQEDGAEFGSNSKNGTNGEMPEEMNGEIPEMNGEMPSSLPQDSSPEAESVSDNGEVPLRGEDATIGSVLGEAGVPGNFSDVDGEAQSPTANEDLVDEGQIAADRPTPGDPMLEPQAPADDLPMPEANAGEGVDLPDDAEIPMTTMADGPPNEVPGLDPTMPPPDDSNANDFDPLNPPMQAEQSVLIPGPVDPLAPVVTESNPFADYFDPFFGVYLPAQGEEPVLSDGEGSYTVDDLFVFGDRLTENGGEFGKNAVGESTGANPPYDAAPYSSLGNFTDGLNWTTYLARILGVEDYEEQDTNFSYLDATARELDNPTDPFGEATELNTFAGQIDAFEETSGTFDEDDLVVVNFGGNDLTLPPEEGVPPEEAAQQSIQATVDGIARLQESGAENFLVGLVPPVELAPIFSDEEFLDLLGVEPGFFDPVVEEYNQGLTAALETYEAESGANVEIFDVNGLFDAIAAEPEAYGFVNVDEPVLSSRTPVTGEPPEYNPAIVGEDPAVQHATLFLDPYFHPTALGHSIIAETARDELLDLGQEQLGGEMLDNINVDSSII
- the scyB gene encoding tryptophan dehydrogenase ScyB (The tryptophan dehydrogenase (EC 1.4.1.19) ScyB performs a reversible NAD(+)-dependent deamination of L-Trp to 3-indolepyruvate. ScyB occurs in Cyanobacteria that biosynthesize scytonemin, a natural sunscreen, from tryptophan.), translating into MELFETVTQMGHEQVLFCHNPEQNLKAIIAIHDASLGSAMGATRLWPYASEANALRDVLCLSRGMTYKAACANIPVGGGKAVIIADPQAKTSELLRAYGRFVNSLNGRFITGQDVNLSPVDLREIYQETKYVVGISEKSGGPASLTAHGVLLGMKAAVEFGLQKGLDELKIAVQGLGNVGSNLCQLLYEKGATLFVTDINPERTAKIKRLYGATVVDPNEIYTLDVDVFSPCALGAILNDSTIPLLKASIVAGAANNQLENEQQHSKLLKSKGIFYCPDYVINAGGLINVYNEMIGYEEDKALKQLNGIYDSLLEIFNIAKQQDITNFEAAQKLAEERIKKARLQKATKEH